The sequence ACGGTATACTGCACCAAATACGCACTACCTTCTATACGCAGAAATAAAGGAGTTATTGTTGGGGTCTCATCTATTGCAGGATTCAGGGGACTGCCAGCCCGTACCGGCTATTCGGCCTCTAAATTTGCGATGCAGGGCTTCCTGGAAGCGCTGCGTACCGAGCTGCTGGAGACTGGCGCACATGTTATGTGGGTATCACCCGGCTTTACATCATCTAACATTCGAAATGTAGCCCGTAGCGCTGATGGCTCATCGCAGGGAGAGACACCGCTGGACGAGGGCAAATTGATGAGCGCAGAAGAGTGCGCTGGTATTATTCTAGACGCAGTCAAGAAGCGGAAACGTACCGTTATTATGACCGGGCAGGGAAAGTTGACCGTTTGGCTGAACAAGTTGTTCGCAGGCTTTGCAGATAAATTGGTGTACAAGCATTTCCTGAACGAGCCCAATTCTCCGCTGCATAAGTACAGAAACGAGAAATAGGAGATGGTCGCAGATTAATTTTGAATTAATAATAATTCGATGCCAACCCCGTGTCTCAATTCATTGTCTTTTAATGTAAAGAGACCGAATGCGATCCCCATTCACTATTTTCCTGCTTCCTTCAATTCTTTTAGCTTCAAAAGTTTGTGCACAGGCAGATAAGCGCCTGTTTCGAACTGATGGAGATTACATATCTCGTATAAAAGTCACGGAGAACAGTATTGACAAACCTATGGCCTGGGGTGGGGGACTGAATCATCCGCAATTTGCAATAGTAGATCTGAATCATGATGGCAAAAATGACCTTGTGATCTTTGAAAAAGCCGAATATGTCAATCCACTGTTGCTACCCATTTCAAATAACATAAAAACCTTCCTTAATTCAGGCACGCCCGGTAATCCCCAGTATACATACGCTCCACAATACGAGTATCTGGTACCATACCCTCAAAGGGTGATGAAGATGCTTGATTACAATTGCGACAAGATACCTGACCTTATTTATGGCGACATTTTCTTGAATATTTGCGATGGGTATTATAACTCAAGCGGCGACTGGACAACCCAAAACTGCAGGGTGATCTATGAAAAGGGCATTAATCCCGCTCCTCTACCTTTTAATAGCAATGATATACCCGGAGTAGCTGATATAGATAGTGATAGCGACCTTGATTTTGTCGCGTTATCGATCGGAACGTTTCACCTTTACAAAGATGTGAGACAGGAGGAATCGCTTCCCTGCGATACGGTAAAATTTAAGTTGAAAGACTGGTGCTGGGGAAAGGTTGGTCATGCAGAAGTACGAGAGTCTGTTTTAGGCGTGTCTTGCAACAATTCTGGCTTGAAAATGCCTGGAGAGGAGGCAAAAACTACCGGTGGCAGCACTGCGATCTGTTTGTTTGATGCTGATGGAGACGGCGATTATGATGCATTAGTAGGCGAGGACAAATTTGCCGATATCCAATTCCTGAAAAACGGTAAAGTGGAGCATGGCTATCCAGTCGATACAATGATAGCCCAAGACACCGTCTGGCAAACCGGGGGACATAAACTTCACATGGCATCGTTTCCTACCGGCTATTGGTTGGACATAGATGACGATAACGACAATGACATTGTTATTGCCCCCCAGGCCGATGAGAATTACCGCTCGGCAGCCTACTATCGAAATATAGGTAGTCAGACCGCTCCTGCCTTTACTTACCAAACCGATTCATTTCTTGTTGAAGACATGATAGATGCTGGATCCCGTTCATACCCCTCCGTGTACGATTATAATAAAGACGGTAAAAAGGATCTTTTCATAGGAGGTTGGTTATATCAGCCCGGTGGCACACATAAAACATCGATAATATACCTCGAGAATACTTCTACAGGCACTAATGTTTCTTTTAAAGTGGTAACGAGGGATTTTCTGAACATCGGTTCGTATCCCGAAAAGGGTGCTGCGATCTCTATTGGAGATATGGATGGAGACGGAATGGACGAGCTGGTAGCGGGCCGGGATGATGGTTCGATCATATGTTTCAAGAATCATGCGTCGAGCGCAGTAGCACAACCCGATTGGCAGCTATGGCACGCCAGGCTGAAAGGATCAGATGGTACGGAAATTAACGTGGGTAAAAATGCAACACCTTTTATATATGACATCGACAAAGACGGAAAAAATGATCTCGTTGTAGGAACAGAAGTTGGATACCTGACATTTTATAAAAACATAGGTGCCACAGGGCAGATCAGCCTAGAGTATAAAACCAATAAACTCGGAGATGTAAGAGTAGTGCCCGATATGGGATTTGGCTATAGTGCACCATACATAGGCCCTATTGACAACTCTGGAGTTCACGCCCTGATGGTAGGCAGCGGCACGGGTGCTATATACAGGTATTCGGGTTTCGAGAATGGCAATGTCTCAACGCCCTATAAGCTCGAGGACAGTTTGTACTCTGATATTAAAATACCGGGACAGTTTTCGTCGGTGAGCTTTGCAGACATGTTTGATGACAACAAGTTCGAGCTCTTTATTGGGAACGGAAGGGGCGGCGTATTCGCATATCGCCAGGTGTTTGTTGAAGAAGTTGATGAACTAGCCAAGGAGAAAGGTGGACTGCAGATCTACCCTAATCCTGCAAAGGATAGAGTGAAAATGACAGCTGCAGCTGATTTGGGAACATCTTCAAGTATCCGCCTGGTTGACAATTTGGGACGACTGGTGACGGCGTCATTCTCTGCTTCAGGCAAGACTATAGAGTTTGATGTGTCGATGCTTCCGTCCGGGATTTACACATGCATTGTTAATACTGGCGAGAACGAGTTCAAAGGAGTGTTTGTGAAGGAGTAGAACTCAGTTATAACCCGTTAAATCTTTTGATGTTTAATAGTTAACTCAGAATGATGAAATTCCTGAACCCATTATTGCCCATTGCCCTGTTAATTCAAGCTAATGCACAGGCGCAGTTTGAAGGGTCTATATATCGCACTGACGGAACTTACTTATCGAGCGTAAGGCTTACTGTGGATGGCGTTGAAAAGAAAATGGCATGGTGCGGTGGAGTTAACAACCCAATGTTTGCTGTTCCGGACCTGAACAATGACGGCGTGAACGATTTGGTGATCTGGGAGGCTTCCAACGAAATCACGGAAAGAGGTACAAAGACATTTGTCAATAAAGGTACTCCGGGTCAACCGAATTATTTCTACGCGCCTGAGTTTGAATACCTGTTCCCCTACGTGAGTGGGTACATGAAAATGATCGACTATAACTGCGATGGGATACAAGACCTCTTTTATGGTTCCTTTGGTCTTAGCATCTGCGATGGATACTATAATTCCAACAGCGCTCTGGCGTTTAAAAATTGTCGCGATATAAAATATTACTATCCCGGCTCTTCCAATGCATCAAACATTACTGTGGGAAATGGTGTGCCGTCTATAGTTGACGTTGATAACGATGGGGATTTGGATTTCCTCTCGTTTTCGGACCTTGGTAACTGGATAGATTGGTACAAGAATATTAAAACAGAGAAAGGTTTCTCTTGCGACACTTTTGCCCTACAGTTAAAAGACAGGTGTTGGGGCAGGGTGTTTCAGCCTGGAGGGCGAGAACACGTTTTACATCAATGGTGTGATAATAGTATGTTTAACAACCAGCCGAAGACGACACATGGCTCCAATACTTTATGCTTGTTAGATCATGACGGTGATGGAGATTATGATGTGCTGAACGGTAACGATGTATATTCCGATCTGCAGTTCCTACGCAACAATCGAATTCAGTTTGGTAACAGTGTTGATTCTATGACCTGGCAGGATACTATGTGGCAATCGAATGGAACAAAGGCACATATGGCACGATATCCGTTGGCTACACACATTGATATTGATGGGGATGGTGCAAGAGATATCCCTATTTCGCCTCGTGCTGATTTTTCGGAAAACTACAGAAGTATCCAGTACTACCGGAACGCCGGTACGGATGCTAATCCAAGTTTTATTTACCAAACTAACACGTTGTTGGTAGATAGGATGCTGGATATGGGCTCAAATTCATATCCTGTTTTTTACGATTACAATAGAGATGGAAAGTTGGATCTGCTAGTTGGCAGCCGGGGTTACTACCAGCCCAACGGCACGTTTAAGCCAACTATATGGTATTTTCAGAACACTGGTTCAGGGTCTAATATTTCCTTCAACCTTGCACAGAAAGATCTGCTAAAGGTAGACACTCTTGGAATAGATGGCGCTTCGCTGGCTATCGGTGATCTCGATAATGATGGGCTGGACGATATGGTTGTTGGCCACAGCAACGGGACTTTGAGTTTTTTCAGAAACTATGCTGCATCTTCAAATGCGCAACCAGACTGGCATCTGTCGCAAAAATTGCTTCGTGACCAGAACTCCACAGAGATCAATGTAGGTAATAGTGCTGCTCCACTCATCTACGATATAAATGCAGATGGTAAAAAGGACCTTTTGATAGGGTGTCAGGCGGGAACCATTTTTTACTACAAAAACATTGGCGGCTCTGGTCTGCCAAGCCTCGAATACGTAACCAATAAACTTGGAGATGTAAGAGTGGATGGTTACTTGTCCTCCCAGATGTACACCTGGAGTGCGCCATTTATCGGTCAAATGGACAATACCGGCAAAGAATACCTAGTGGTAGGCAGTGGCTTTGGAAGAATATCACGGTATGACGGTTTTCAGAACGGCAATGTTACGACACCGTACACATTGATTGATTCACAGTATTCAGGCGTACAAGCGCCGGGACAACAACTGGCACCGGCAATTGGCGATCTGAATGGAGATGGAAAGTATGAGATGATGGTGGGCAATACTAAAGGCGGATTACTTCTTTACCGTCAGGTATGGAATGTTAGCGTGAATGATCTGACCAAAGAAGCTGAACTGCACCTATACCCTAATCCAGCCAGCCGCAAGCTGACCATTGAAAGCAAAGATGCGCTGTTATCGGCAGAAGTACGGATGTTTAACGTAGTTGGCCAGCTGGTCCATACCCAGAAAATTGCGGTACAGTCTACGTCATTTGTGGTTGATATAGCGCATTTGAAACCTGGCGTTTATGTGTGCTCTTTGATAAATATGGGAAAAGTCAGGAATACACGTTTTACTAAACTGAACTGATCGGCCTGAATAATCGCACTAGCGGCCGGTTGCCAGTCAACGATCAGCCAAGGGAGAAAGCAGACGCTTAGTCATAACACGCATTTTTTTGACCTCTTGAACCCGCTTTGCCGTTTTATAGTTAACTTTAGAATAATGAAAATCCTGAACATATTATTACCACTGGCCCTGTTAGTTCAAACCAATGCCCACGCACAATTTGAGGGTTCTATATATCGCACTGATGGAACTTATTTATCAAGCATAAAGCTGACGGTAGATGGAGTAGAAAAGAAAATGGCGTGGAGCGGTGGTACTAATAATCCGATGTTTGCTGTGCCAGATCTTAACCACGACAATTTAAGTGATCTTGTGATTTTCGAGGCTGGGTTGCTGGAAACAGAACGTGGGGTCAAGACGTTTATCAACAAAGGTTCAGGAGGCAACCCCAATTATTTTTACGCACCTGAATTTGAGTACCTGTTTCCTGCTATCTATCGCTACATGAAGATGGTGGATTATAATTGTGATGGGATACAGGATCTGTTTCACTACGGTTTGGGGGGGCTTAGTATTTGCGATGGATACTATAATTCGAATAATGCACTGGCGTTTAAAAATTGCCGCGATATAAAGTTTATCTACCCCGGGTCGCCAACACCAACTTACGTTAGTATGGGCGGGAACGATGTTCCATCAATAGTTGATGTTGATAATGACGGAGACCTGGATTTTCTTTCATTTTCGGGAGCTGGAAACTGGATAGAATGGTACAAGAATATTAAGACAGAAAAAGGTTTCTCTTGCGATACGTTTGCGGTACAGTTAAGGGACAGGTGCTGGGGAAGGATATTGCAGAACGGGCCAAGAGAGCACGTGCTGCACCAGTGGTGCGATAATAGCTTGTTTGAGAATCAGCCGAAAGCAACCGACGGAGCTAATACATTATGCCTGTTGGACCATGACGGTGATGGCGATTATGATGTGTTGAATGGTAACAGCGTGTATTCAGATCTGCAGTTCATGCGCAACAACCGGATACAGTTTGGCAACAGCGTTGATTCTATGACCTGGCAGGATACCACCTGGCAGTCGAATGGAACAAAAGCACGTATGCCGCGATATCCTTTAGCTACACACATTGATATTGACGCCAGCGGTGCAAAGGACATACTGGTGTCGCCACGCGCCGAGAATTCAGAAAACTACAAGTGCATCCAGTATTACAGGAATATCGGTTCTGACGCAAACCCAAACTTTGTTTATCAGACAGATACATTACTGGTAGATAGAATGCTCGACCTTGGTTCACACTCTTATCCTGTTTTTTATGACTATAACAGGGATGGCAAGTTAGACTTGCTGGTAGGTTCAAGAGGGTATTACCAGTCAAACGGCACCTTCAAATCTACGATCTGGTATTTCCAGAATACAGGCAGTGGTTCGGATATTTCCTTCAATCTGGCTGAAAAGAATTTACTAAGAGTGGACACGCTTGGCATTGAAGGGGCATCGCTGGCTATTGGTGACCTGGATAACGATGGAATGGACGACCTTGTTGTGGGTCACCTGGATGGCACATTGAGCTTCTACAAGAACTTTGCAGCCTCAGCAGGTTCGCAACCTGACTGGCGCCTTTCACAAAAGCTGCTTCGTGATAAGAATGCTACGGTTATCGACGTAAGTAATTACGCTGCACCGCTTATTTATGATATTAATGCCGATGGTAAAAAAGACCTTTTGGTAGGGAATGAACCGGGCACCATTTCATATTACAAAAACTTAGGCAGTAGTGGCCAGGCGAGTCTGGAATTTGTATCTAACAGTCTTGGAGGTGTGAGGGTGGATGATTATGTACCTATATCTTATACCTACAGTGCTCCATTTATTGGTAAAATGGATAATACCGGTAAAGAATATCTTGTTGTGGGCGGCGGATTTGGAAGGATTTCCCGGTACGATGGGTTTCAAAATGGCAATGTGACGACACCGTATTCCTTGATCGACTCTCAATATTCGGGTATACAGGCTCCCGCAAAATTCCTCGCACCAGCGATAGCTGATCTGAATGGAGATGGAAAGTATGAGATGGTGGTGGGTAATGATAAGGGCGGATTGCTTCTTTACCGCCAGGTATGGAATGTTGGAGTGGACGATGTGGTTAAAGAAACTCAATTACAACTGTATCCTAACCCGGCTAATCGTAAATTGACTATTGAAAGTAACGATGCGCTGTCGTCGGCCGAAGTGCGGATATTTAATGTAGTTGGCCAGCTGGTGCATACCCAGAAAATTGCTACGCAGTCTACGTCGTTTGTAATTGATATAGCGCATTTGAACCCCGGCGTTTACGTGTGCTCATTGGTACATAATGGGCAAATCAAAAATGCACGCTTCACTAAACTGAACTAATTGACCCTGAAAAATATTTTCACTAGTCTATGAGAAAGCTTTTGTTACTCTCGATATATTGCTCGATGATGGCGTTTTTGCCCAAAGGACAGGCGCAATTCCAGGGGCAGCTGTTTCATTTCAATCCCGACACTAAGGTGTTTGCCTGGGGCCAGGAGAAAACCCTTGCCTGGTGCGGTGGGGCAAACAACCCGCAGTTTTCGTTAGCAGATTTGAATAATGATCAGAAAGTCGACCTGGTAATAAATGAACCATATGTCGGTGTGAAAACATTCTTAAACACCGGTAATGCCAACTACGTTTATTCACCGCAGTTCGAATATAATTTCCCTTTTATCCAGGGATATATGAAACTGGCAGATTATAATGACGATGGGATCGCTGATCTGTTTCAACGTGGCTCAACTGGTTTTGCGGTTTACAAAGGACGGTTTGAGAACGGCGAGTTAAAGTTTTCGTTTTATCGCGAACTGTTTTATAACTCGGTGTCAGGTTGGGTAAATGCTTACTGCGAACCTAACGATATGCCGGGTATTGAAGATATAGACCATGATGGCGACCTTGACTTTGTTTCGTTCTATATTGGCGGCGGAAAGATCACCTGGTATCGCAACTGCAGGGAAGAGGATGGGCTACCTAACGATAGCATCCGCGTCTGTGTTAAGGACAACTGCTGGGGGAAAACCTTCCAGGGGATATACAGAACCCATTTGCTACATACCACGTGTGATACCTGGGGGACAAGTTGTAAAGGTTGTGAGGATAATGGAACCGGCAACAAAACAACACACACAGGCAATGCGATCTGCCTGCTAGATTATGATGGTGATGGTGACTTTGATTACTTCGATGGCAGCGTGTCTTATCCTGATGTTCAGTTATTGACCAACGGAAGAAAAGATTTCAATTTTTCGATCGACTCGATGATGTGGCAGGACACAATGTGGAATAGCAATGGTCATCAGCTGCACATGCCTGTATGGCCTGGAGGATATTGGCTGGATATAGATCAGGACCATGATAAAGACCTGTTGTTTTCGCCTAATGCCTCTAATACTGAGAACTATAAATGTATCGCGCATTATAAGAACGTAGGTACTGATGCTAGTCCAAACTTTGTCTACCAGTCTGACACGTTCCTGATCGAGAAAATGATAGACGTCGGAAGTGGATCGTACCCTGTCTTTTATGACTATGATAAAGATGGTAAGCTCGACCTCTTTGTTGGCTCTGATGGCTTTTATCAACCTGACGGAACATTGAAGGGTAAGGTTTCGTATTATCGGAATATCGGCACCGGTTCAAATTATTCGTTCGAGCTGCAAACAATGGATTTTATGCAGATCGGCAATTACCTTTTCCGCGGAACGTCGATTGCTATTGGTGACATCGATGATGACGGTAAAGACGATCTGGTGTTAGGGCATACCGACGGTACGTTGTCCTATTTTAAGAACCAGGCTGCCTCAAATACTGTACAGCCTGTCTGGAACCTTGTAGCTCCGACATTGAAGGATGCTTTGGGCAACGATATTGTGGTGACCAACTACGCAGCCCCGGTTATCTATGATATGAACAAGGATGGTAAGAAAGACCTGGTAATTGGTAATATGACCGGCTATCTCACCTACTATGAAAGTGCAAGTGTTGGCGGAAATATTAGTCTCAATTTTAAAACCAATAAGCTAGGTGATGCTCATGCTGATCCGAATGCGATCAATATTTACACAATGAGCGCACCGTACATTGGCCGCATGGACAATACAGGTATCGACTACCTTGTTATGGGCAGCCAGGACGGAAAGATATTCCGCTTCGATGGTTTTCAGAATGGCAATGTGACTACGCCATACACTATGATCGATAGCAATTACTCTTTCGTAAAGGCTGGTACACGTACCGCGCCCACATTTGCCGATCTCGATGGCGATAATAAATATGAAATGATAGTTGGCAACGTATTAGGCGGGCTGAGTTTTTACAAACAGCTATTTAATGTAGATGTTAAAGACATCAATACAGTTGGCTTGAACGTGAAGTTGTATCCCAATCCTGCAAATAACGTGCTGAATGTCGAACTTAAATTGCCACATGGCAGCGATGGAGATGTGCAGATACATGTGCTCTCCGCATTGGGTCAACGTGTGATCAGCAGTGTAGTGCCCGCCACTCAGGCCTATGTGCAACTGTCTACATCTGGCCTGTCATCGGGAGTGTATTATTGTGTAGTGCAGTACGGCAGCCAGCGCTCAGCTCAACCGGTAACAATAACTAGGTAAATCGCCTGATTATTCAAATAAAAAGCCCCGGTAAATTTACCGGGGCTTTTAGTTTCTATCAAAGGCCGATTATTTCTTACCGCCTTTAGCTTCTTCTGTTTCTGCTTGTTTCAGGGCACGTGTCATAACTACTGAAGCGATAGGAATACGTGGAGAATTCAGTATTTCCATTTCACCAGCTTTTACGTCTTCAACACGGATGTTGCCGTTCAGTTGCAGTTTGTCGATGTTTACTTCGATGTTTTCAGCCAGGTGCTTAGGCAGGGTACGCACTTTCAGAGATTTTACTTTGATCTCAAGGCGACCACCAGCTTTAACACCTTCAGACTGACCTACGAACTTCAAAGGCAGGTTAGCGATAACCTTTTTGTCTTCAACCAGCTCCAGGAAGTCGATGTGGCTCAGTTCGTCAGTTACAACGTCAAATTGCAGATCTTTCAGGATGCAACGGTAAGTAGTACCGTCGATAGCGATCTCTGCCAATTGGAAATCAGGCGTATACACCAGCGGACGAAGCGCCATTGGGTTAGCACTGAAGTGGATAGTTTCTTTACCACCATAGATTACACCAGGTACCTGGCCTTCAGAACGAAGTTGGCGAGCTGCTTTTTTGCCATTTTCGCTTCTGCGTTTTCCTTCAACTTTTACACTTCTCATTTTTGTGTGTTTTTCTTCTTTCAGCGCCGGGCGTATACCCGTCAAACATCCGGTCGTTGAAATTCTTGTTTTTAATAAGGTTCGCCCCGTTCGGGTGCGGACGGATTTTTTTGTTTAAACAGTCTTTATCAGTTTATTTATTCCTGCTATGGATAAATAAAGAACTTATCGATTTATTTTCGAAGGTATTGCGGATGGCTACTGCAAATAGCTCTGCCGTTGGCAATACTTTTATCTTCGAAATTTCCTGCTTCAGTGGTATCGTGTCGCAAACAACCAATTCTTCCAGCTCAGAGTTTGCAATGTTCTCATAAGCTTTGCCGCTAAGTACCGGGTGGGTACAGAAAGCGCGAACCGATAATGCACCGCGTTCTTTCAGTATTGCTGCCGATTTGCTGAGGGTACCTGCAGTATCGCAAATATCATCTATCAGCACCACGTTCCTTCCCGATACATCACCTATTACTGTCATAGCTGCTATTTCGTTGGCACGCTTGCGCTGCTTATCGCAGATCACCATGTCTACTTCGAAATACTTGGCCACTTCGCGTACGCGGTTAGTACTACCTACGTCAGGGGACGCAAAGATAAGGTTTTCTATCTTAAGATTATCGATATATGGGATGAAAATCGCCGAACTATCCAGGTGATCCACCGGTATATCAAAAAAACCTTGAATTTGAGGAGCGTGCAGGTCCATTGTCATCACCCTGTCAGCGCCGGCTGAGGTCAGCAGGTTAGCCACCAGCTTAGAAGCGATTGATACCCTTGGCTTGTCTTTACGGTCCTGGCGCGCAAAACCGAAATAGGGGATCACAGCTGTGATATATCCCGCAGAAGCACGGCGCGCGGCGTCGATCATCATCAGCAGTTCCATCAGGTTGTCTGACGGCGCAAATGTTGACTGCACAAGGAAAACATAATCACCACGAATAGATTCCTGGAAAACCGGTTGAAATTCACCGTCGCTGAATTTTTGCGTGGTGCATTTACCCAGGGTTTTGCCGAAAGAATGCGCAATTTGCTCCGCCAGGTAGGTAGACCCGGTGCCGGAGAATATTTTTACAGATGGCTGCATGAATTGGAAATGAAGTGCAAATTTAGATAAAGCGCTGTTTCTGCAAAGGTGTTTTTTTGCCAAAAACCGATAAATATGACAAATTCAGTTGCTGAGCGGACTTCCGGAGATAATTACATATTGTATTCGTTTAGATTATTTTAGCGGCGATGAAAAAGCTCGCCTTGCAATCCTTCCTATTTGCAACTGGTTATGGGATCGCCTTTTACCTGCTGCAGTTATTCCTGTTTCAACGGGATATGGTAGCTATACTGCCAAATGCGTCTAAGCTTGCCGTATGGGATGGTGGCTGGTATAGCTTTATCGCCAGGGAGGGTTATATGTATAAGGGTGGATGGGCAATGTTGGCTTTTATCCATTATTTCCGCTCGTCTGGCGATGGTCTCATCTGGATGCTTTGGGTATATGCTTTTTGAACATCGGTTTTCTCGCAGGAGGTATCGCGCTGTTGTCGGCTGGTTTAAAGTCGTCAGCGGCTGATAAGCTCATCTGGCTTTCAACTCCATCGTTCTATTTTGTTTTCCTTCCATATAGCGAGGCTTTGTTCATGCTGCTGGCCTCGTTGCTCATCTATGGCATATGGAGAAATAACAGGCTGCTTATTGTTTTAAGTTTATTGCTGCTAGGTTGGGTACGGCCCGTAGTCGTCATACTGGTGCCGGCGCTTTTGTTGATGGAACTGATCTCCAACGACCGAAGTAAATGGTTGTCATCGCTGGGCAGGGCTGTTGTTTTATACGTATTGCCCCTGCTTGTTAGTACAGCTCTGTTTGTGTTGTACCAGTATTATTGCACCGGCGTATGGTTCGCCTATTTCAAACACCAGTCCGATCTGTGGGGACGGAAGTTCTCTTTACCAAAACTACCGTTCAATAGTGTGTTAGGTCCTAAAATGCTTTGGTTGAACGCGCTAGCCCTATTCGTAAGTCTCATCAGTACCTTCTATGTAATTAAAGCTGCACTTGCATGGTTGCAAAAGCAGCGCGTCGCCGATAAGGTACTGCTGCTGT comes from Polluticoccus soli and encodes:
- a CDS encoding T9SS type A sorting domain-containing protein, with the protein product MRKLLLLSIYCSMMAFLPKGQAQFQGQLFHFNPDTKVFAWGQEKTLAWCGGANNPQFSLADLNNDQKVDLVINEPYVGVKTFLNTGNANYVYSPQFEYNFPFIQGYMKLADYNDDGIADLFQRGSTGFAVYKGRFENGELKFSFYRELFYNSVSGWVNAYCEPNDMPGIEDIDHDGDLDFVSFYIGGGKITWYRNCREEDGLPNDSIRVCVKDNCWGKTFQGIYRTHLLHTTCDTWGTSCKGCEDNGTGNKTTHTGNAICLLDYDGDGDFDYFDGSVSYPDVQLLTNGRKDFNFSIDSMMWQDTMWNSNGHQLHMPVWPGGYWLDIDQDHDKDLLFSPNASNTENYKCIAHYKNVGTDASPNFVYQSDTFLIEKMIDVGSGSYPVFYDYDKDGKLDLFVGSDGFYQPDGTLKGKVSYYRNIGTGSNYSFELQTMDFMQIGNYLFRGTSIAIGDIDDDGKDDLVLGHTDGTLSYFKNQAASNTVQPVWNLVAPTLKDALGNDIVVTNYAAPVIYDMNKDGKKDLVIGNMTGYLTYYESASVGGNISLNFKTNKLGDAHADPNAINIYTMSAPYIGRMDNTGIDYLVMGSQDGKIFRFDGFQNGNVTTPYTMIDSNYSFVKAGTRTAPTFADLDGDNKYEMIVGNVLGGLSFYKQLFNVDVKDINTVGLNVKLYPNPANNVLNVELKLPHGSDGDVQIHVLSALGQRVISSVVPATQAYVQLSTSGLSSGVYYCVVQYGSQRSAQPVTITR
- a CDS encoding 50S ribosomal protein L25 — its product is MRSVKVEGKRRSENGKKAARQLRSEGQVPGVIYGGKETIHFSANPMALRPLVYTPDFQLAEIAIDGTTYRCILKDLQFDVVTDELSHIDFLELVEDKKVIANLPLKFVGQSEGVKAGGRLEIKVKSLKVRTLPKHLAENIEVNIDKLQLNGNIRVEDVKAGEMEILNSPRIPIASVVMTRALKQAETEEAKGGKK
- a CDS encoding ribose-phosphate pyrophosphokinase, which produces MQPSVKIFSGTGSTYLAEQIAHSFGKTLGKCTTQKFSDGEFQPVFQESIRGDYVFLVQSTFAPSDNLMELLMMIDAARRASAGYITAVIPYFGFARQDRKDKPRVSIASKLVANLLTSAGADRVMTMDLHAPQIQGFFDIPVDHLDSSAIFIPYIDNLKIENLIFASPDVGSTNRVREVAKYFEVDMVICDKQRKRANEIAAMTVIGDVSGRNVVLIDDICDTAGTLSKSAAILKERGALSVRAFCTHPVLSGKAYENIANSELEELVVCDTIPLKQEISKIKVLPTAELFAVAIRNTFENKSISSLFIHSRNK